CAGTCCTCTGAGGGCGTCAATTGCTTGTAAACGTTGTGAAGGTATAGACATAAGATGAATTGAAAATCGATGTTATGGTATAATGTAACATTTATTTCAATCATTCATATCTGAAATTTAATCAGTAAAAATTATATGTAATCCAATGGTTCAAGATGAAGTATCGAAAAAAGATGTATTATTTTATAGACGACTGGTCTATTATTGATTTATAGTGTGAATATGAAACGATCAGATAAAAGTGAAGCAACACGACTACACATTTTAAATAGCAGTTTTCAACTGGTGTTACATAAAGGTTTTGTTGGCGTAGGCTTACAGGAAATTTTAAAGAATTGTGATGTGCCGAAAGGTTCATTCTATTATTACTTTGCTTCAAAAGAGGCTTTCGGCTGTGCGCTACTCCAGCAGTATCTTGCCGACTATAAAGTCAAAATCGATCAGCTAATACAGCAAGAACAGCGAAGCGCCTATGCAAGTCTCGTGGCACTTTGGCAAGCATGGATTGATAACCCTTCACATCTTGAAAGTCATGTTGAACATCATAGCGATGGGGGATGGGCAGAGAACTGTCTGATCGTTAAGTTGGCAGCAGAAGTCTCAGATTTATCTGAAGATATGCGTCAGATTTTGAACTTTGGGGTGCGTAAGTTAACAGAACGTATTTCGGGCCTAATCCAAGCAGGGCAGCAAGACGGTTCAATTCCAGCGCATATTGATGCTGAAAAGATGGCACAGACGATGTATCAATTGTGGTTGGGAGCCGCTTTATTGGCAAGACTGGCCCAGAATAAGCAACCTCTTTACCTCGCTTTGGAAACCACCCAACAACTATTACAACCGATAAAGGAATAAATAGATGCAAAGTATTATACATCATCATTTTGGTGAGCCTGTCGACGTATTGGAAGCTGCGGATATGCTGCAACCTGAACCAAAAGTGGGTGAAGTACGTATTAAAATGATTCTATCGCCAATGCATAACCATGATGTGTGGACAGTGCGTGGCAGTTATGGTTATAAACCGACACTGCCTGCAATTGGTGGCAGTGAGGCTGTGGGCGTGATTGATGCACTTGGTGAGGGCGTACAAGGTGTATCGGTAGGGCAGCGTGTCGCGGTTGCAGGAATTCATGGCAGTTGGGCGGAGTATTTTATTGCGCCAGCGCATGGCGTCGTGCCTTTAACTGATGCAATTGATGATGAAACGGCAGCGCAGTTAATTGGGATGCCGATCAGTGCACTGATGCTCTTAGATTTTATCGACCTGCCGGAAGATTCGTGGTTGATTCAGAACACCGCCAATGGTGCAGTGGGTAAAACCGTAGCAATGATTGCAAAGGCGCGTGGTCAAAAGGTGATTCATTTGGTTCGCCGTACTGAGGCTGTAGCTGAAATGCAAGCCTTGGGCATTCAAAATGTGGTGGCAACAGACCAAGCCGATTGGAAAGAACAAGTCAAATCGATTCATGGAGATCAACCACTGATTGCGGGTGTCGACTCTATTGGTGGTCAGGC
This DNA window, taken from Acinetobacter sp. WCHA55, encodes the following:
- a CDS encoding zinc-binding dehydrogenase; this translates as MQSIIHHHFGEPVDVLEAADMLQPEPKVGEVRIKMILSPMHNHDVWTVRGSYGYKPTLPAIGGSEAVGVIDALGEGVQGVSVGQRVAVAGIHGSWAEYFIAPAHGVVPLTDAIDDETAAQLIGMPISALMLLDFIDLPEDSWLIQNTANGAVGKTVAMIAKARGQKVIHLVRRTEAVAEMQALGIQNVVATDQADWKEQVKSIHGDQPLIAGVDSIGGQASGEMLALLSENSLLVSFGSMTGETMQIASGDLIFKQATVKGFWASVVNKQLSAERKKALIMELLTLATQKKLLLPVEGIFSFAQIKDAALKATQGARQGKVLLKP
- a CDS encoding TetR/AcrR family transcriptional regulator; its protein translation is MKRSDKSEATRLHILNSSFQLVLHKGFVGVGLQEILKNCDVPKGSFYYYFASKEAFGCALLQQYLADYKVKIDQLIQQEQRSAYASLVALWQAWIDNPSHLESHVEHHSDGGWAENCLIVKLAAEVSDLSEDMRQILNFGVRKLTERISGLIQAGQQDGSIPAHIDAEKMAQTMYQLWLGAALLARLAQNKQPLYLALETTQQLLQPIKE